The bacterium genome window below encodes:
- a CDS encoding esterase family protein, with product MHGKNLILWLTCLSFFMAGSRLQAVSADFQDLTHWSNTFQQWRHYRIILPAGYETSGKRYPVVYYFHGHSSRYCGEPYGDGQQVSLPAMIDYVKSHDVIAVRWDGYVEKNYSSFYSGSPYDIQPEDGEMDFGPYFLELVAHIDSTFRTVADRQHRATCGLSMGGFMSLYLAGRYPDIVGSASSYNPGHEFWVGAPGSRVLYYLKDHVRNNYHQKIRLIRNSGDYISQYHLGLNEVYSRTPEVDYCFRQEEYHRHWVNGLAETLDFHMQAFADKSLADLPRSFDHDNAWPRFSLWGWNVEVGGKKPGYVCLRDAQFGYLRVFTRAWAPDGPAVEGQSLHIATPDSYGNAKAYRVMDYSHRDRSVNFYEVRSSREGRLSFVLDGAGHDIAVLNGQEARAPVLLPLGQDEEPVVFPDRTLHLPLRFINTCGVTVHGLRFSLSSEYPTVSLEGAEVEVDSLAPGQIVDLSDRFSQSFVSTDGDMAHCRLNVHVTWKGWYGQDYRVDVRVLPSPLAAPDSALVFDGRGLSLPVFRQRGNQGGGSVYQRTVEEGRGNGNGIAEPGEEVTIWVRTPQGLDPLDKGTWHRAKVFCPDGAVTVCGDIAEPKELEWTSVQDHTSRLLISPSTALGSTVELALKNESYCYFWQPDQRYGKELLLQAFQFHRNHCTRMNLQIGER from the coding sequence ATGCATGGAAAAAACCTGATTCTCTGGCTGACCTGCCTGTCATTTTTTATGGCTGGCTCTCGTCTTCAGGCCGTGAGCGCTGATTTCCAGGACCTGACCCACTGGAGCAACACTTTCCAGCAGTGGCGCCACTACCGGATTATTCTGCCCGCCGGCTATGAGACCAGCGGCAAGCGCTACCCGGTGGTCTATTATTTCCACGGCCACAGCTCACGCTATTGCGGTGAGCCTTACGGTGACGGGCAGCAGGTGTCGCTGCCGGCGATGATCGATTACGTGAAGAGCCACGACGTGATCGCGGTGCGCTGGGACGGGTACGTGGAGAAGAACTACTCCTCGTTCTATAGCGGCAGCCCCTACGATATCCAGCCCGAAGACGGCGAGATGGATTTCGGCCCCTATTTCCTGGAGCTGGTCGCCCACATCGACAGCACTTTCCGCACTGTCGCCGACCGTCAGCACCGCGCCACCTGTGGGCTGTCGATGGGCGGGTTCATGTCGCTCTACCTGGCCGGGCGCTACCCGGACATTGTCGGCAGCGCCAGCAGCTACAACCCGGGCCATGAGTTCTGGGTCGGCGCGCCGGGGTCGCGGGTGCTCTATTACCTGAAAGACCACGTGCGGAACAATTACCACCAGAAAATCCGCCTCATCCGCAACAGCGGCGACTACATCAGCCAGTACCACCTGGGGCTGAACGAGGTCTATTCCCGCACGCCCGAGGTGGACTATTGTTTCCGACAGGAGGAGTACCACCGTCACTGGGTAAACGGCCTGGCCGAGACCCTGGATTTCCATATGCAGGCCTTTGCGGACAAATCTCTGGCCGACTTGCCGCGCAGTTTCGACCACGACAACGCCTGGCCGCGCTTCTCTCTCTGGGGCTGGAATGTGGAGGTGGGGGGCAAGAAACCGGGCTATGTCTGCCTGCGCGACGCCCAGTTCGGCTACCTGCGGGTGTTCACCCGCGCCTGGGCCCCGGATGGCCCGGCCGTGGAGGGCCAGAGCCTGCATATAGCCACTCCCGACAGCTACGGCAACGCCAAGGCCTACCGGGTCATGGACTACAGCCACCGCGACCGGAGCGTGAATTTCTACGAGGTCCGCTCCAGCCGCGAGGGACGCCTGAGTTTCGTGTTGGACGGGGCAGGCCACGATATCGCCGTGCTCAACGGCCAGGAGGCGCGCGCCCCGGTGTTGCTGCCGCTGGGCCAGGATGAGGAGCCGGTGGTGTTCCCCGACCGCACGCTGCACCTTCCTCTGCGCTTTATCAACACCTGCGGGGTCACGGTGCACGGCCTGCGTTTCAGCCTGTCGAGCGAGTACCCGACCGTGAGCCTCGAGGGGGCTGAGGTGGAGGTCGATTCCCTGGCCCCGGGGCAGATTGTGGACCTGAGCGACCGGTTCAGCCAGAGCTTTGTCTCCACCGACGGGGACATGGCCCACTGCCGTCTTAACGTGCATGTCACTTGGAAGGGCTGGTACGGCCAGGACTACCGTGTGGATGTGCGGGTGCTGCCCAGTCCGCTGGCCGCGCCGGACTCGGCTCTGGTGTTCGACGGCCGCGGGCTGAGCCTGCCGGTGTTCCGCCAGCGCGGCAACCAGGGCGGCGGCTCGGTCTATCAGCGGACCGTGGAGGAGGGGCGCGGCAACGGCAACGGGATCGCCGAGCCGGGCGAGGAGGTGACAATCTGGGTCCGCACGCCGCAGGGCCTCGACCCGCTGGACAAGGGCACCTGGCACCGCGCGAAAGTGTTCTGCCCGGACGGCGCGGTCACGGTCTGCGGCGATATCGCCGAGCCCAAGGAGTTGGAGTGGACCAGCGTGCAGGACCACACTTCGCGCCTTCTGATTTCGCCGTCCACAGCATTGGGAAGTACGGTCGAGCTGGCGCTGAAAAACGAGTCGTACTGCTACTTCTGGCAGCCGGATCAGCGCTACGGGAAAGAGTTGCTGCTGCAGGCGTTCCAGTTCCACCGCAACCATTGCACCCGTATGAATTTGCAGATCGGGGAGCGCTGA
- a CDS encoding MBOAT family protein: MLLFWWSIEKTRLRLLLLTVGSFIFYGYWDWRFTFLMLFSSMIDYVAGRQIFAARDRLVVRRFWFVAAMCANLSLLGFFKYYDFAVRSLNSLSVMSGGEPLLSLMNIILPVGISFYTFQSMSYTIDIYRGEIDPVDDFLTFACFVSMFPQLVAGPIVRFSEIEAQLRSIPKRLDRDYAKLGLYFFACGLVKKIFFADMVAEKIDPLLAQYWNLGFFGSWSAMLGYAFQIYFDFSGYSDMAVGLGYMLGFRFPMNFNSPYKAENISDFWNRWHITLSHWLRDYLYIPLGGNRHGRLATLRNLSITMFLGGLWHGAAWTFVIWGLYHGLLLICHNLMRAAGLTSRSRAFNRVFTFVCVLVGWVFFRSVSFGMAWQVLKSMTGLNGFEPLDLVRHQLGLRLIAMLGFMLVWVWRAPNTWEIEFKKIRIPAFIPALALVLCVLWLDKESPFLYFQF; encoded by the coding sequence GTGCTGCTTTTCTGGTGGTCAATCGAGAAGACCCGCCTGCGTCTTCTGCTGCTGACTGTTGGCAGCTTCATATTTTATGGCTACTGGGACTGGCGTTTCACGTTCCTGATGCTGTTCAGCTCGATGATCGACTATGTCGCCGGGAGGCAGATATTCGCTGCACGGGACAGGCTGGTGGTCCGGCGCTTCTGGTTTGTGGCGGCGATGTGCGCCAACCTGTCGCTGCTCGGTTTTTTCAAATATTACGATTTCGCGGTGCGCAGCCTTAACTCGCTCAGCGTGATGTCCGGGGGGGAGCCGCTTCTTTCTCTGATGAACATCATCCTGCCGGTGGGAATTTCGTTCTACACGTTCCAGTCGATGAGCTACACAATCGACATTTACCGGGGTGAAATCGATCCGGTCGATGATTTCCTCACTTTCGCCTGCTTTGTCTCGATGTTTCCGCAACTGGTTGCCGGACCGATCGTGCGCTTTTCCGAGATCGAGGCCCAGTTGCGCAGCATCCCCAAACGTCTCGACCGGGATTACGCCAAGCTGGGGCTGTACTTTTTCGCCTGTGGGCTGGTCAAGAAAATATTCTTCGCCGACATGGTGGCGGAAAAGATCGATCCTCTGCTTGCCCAGTACTGGAACCTGGGCTTTTTCGGCTCCTGGTCGGCCATGCTCGGCTACGCCTTCCAGATTTATTTCGACTTTTCCGGCTACAGCGATATGGCGGTGGGCCTGGGCTACATGCTGGGTTTCCGTTTCCCGATGAATTTCAACTCACCTTACAAGGCCGAGAACATATCCGATTTCTGGAACCGCTGGCATATCACCCTGAGCCACTGGCTGCGGGATTATCTCTACATCCCCCTGGGTGGCAACCGACATGGGCGTCTGGCAACTCTGCGGAACCTGTCCATCACGATGTTCCTGGGCGGGCTGTGGCACGGTGCAGCCTGGACTTTCGTAATATGGGGCCTTTACCACGGCTTGCTCCTGATCTGCCACAATCTGATGCGCGCCGCCGGCCTGACCAGCCGTAGCCGCGCATTCAACCGGGTATTCACCTTTGTCTGTGTCCTTGTGGGCTGGGTGTTTTTCCGTTCGGTCAGTTTCGGGATGGCCTGGCAGGTGCTGAAAAGCATGACCGGGCTCAACGGTTTCGAACCGCTCGATCTTGTACGCCACCAGTTGGGCCTTAGGCTGATCGCCATGCTGGGATTCATGCTGGTCTGGGTCTGGCGGGCGCCTAACACCTGGGAGATCGAGTTCAAGAAAATCCGGATTCCCGCTTTCATACCTGCGCTCGCGCTTGTCTTGTGCGTGCTTTGGTTGGATAAAGAAAGCCCCTTCCTCTACTTCCAGTTCTGA
- a CDS encoding trimethylamine methyltransferase family protein encodes MIRSTVFSEDGLRQIHEATLAVLETTGVKLEHEPIRAALLARGAQPGQDSETVRLPRALVEECLGLAPSTVRFCGRGDKSWEIGPGKGSTFWTAAAMNLFDSRGKHEFDRAELARLSRLVEGLPNLDGVVGVSVKDAPPRFRDVAGFRTMVENTLKHVRVLSFSPEGTAAIVEMAAVLLGGESLAKRPLFSLGFTAHGPLRWTNLALDVFYRSAGHGIPVMINGEPMAGGTAPVTLAGAVTVGNAEILAGIVLNQVLEPGRPCIHNLGFAHIMDMRTGTAVTGGPENCLLAAAGAQLAAFYNLPSASWASSDSMLADSQSAVEKCMSILTHSLAGVGLVWGAGTLESELCISYAQTVIDNEIIGQARRFVRGIEVNPDSLALELIDRIGPCGSYLASEHTFEHFQAEFYETVLFCRDRRETWESKGGLALQDKAALEAEAIIGRTRVPELSPEQSRELDRIEHKLGI; translated from the coding sequence GTGATCCGAAGCACGGTTTTTAGCGAAGACGGTCTGAGACAGATTCACGAGGCCACCCTGGCAGTGCTCGAAACAACAGGTGTCAAGCTGGAGCACGAGCCAATCCGCGCGGCGCTTCTGGCCCGTGGGGCACAGCCGGGACAGGACAGCGAGACAGTCCGCCTGCCGCGAGCCCTGGTCGAGGAATGCCTGGGTCTGGCCCCCTCCACGGTCCGGTTCTGCGGCCGGGGCGACAAGTCCTGGGAGATCGGCCCGGGCAAGGGCTCTACTTTCTGGACCGCCGCGGCGATGAACCTGTTTGACAGCCGGGGCAAGCATGAGTTCGACCGCGCCGAGCTGGCCCGCCTGAGCCGTCTGGTCGAGGGCCTGCCGAACCTGGACGGAGTGGTGGGGGTGAGCGTGAAAGACGCCCCCCCGCGCTTCCGTGATGTGGCCGGGTTCCGCACCATGGTCGAGAACACGCTCAAGCATGTGCGAGTCCTCTCGTTTTCGCCGGAGGGCACCGCGGCGATTGTCGAGATGGCGGCGGTTCTGCTGGGTGGTGAGAGCCTGGCAAAACGGCCGCTGTTCAGCCTGGGGTTCACCGCGCACGGGCCGCTGCGCTGGACCAACCTGGCCCTGGATGTGTTCTACCGCAGCGCCGGGCACGGTATCCCGGTGATGATAAACGGCGAGCCGATGGCCGGAGGCACCGCTCCGGTCACCCTGGCCGGCGCGGTCACGGTGGGCAACGCCGAGATCCTGGCCGGAATCGTGCTCAACCAGGTGCTGGAGCCGGGCCGTCCCTGTATCCACAACCTGGGGTTCGCCCATATCATGGACATGCGCACCGGCACCGCTGTCACCGGCGGGCCCGAGAACTGCCTTCTCGCCGCGGCCGGGGCTCAGCTCGCCGCTTTCTACAACCTGCCCTCCGCCTCCTGGGCCAGCTCGGACAGCATGCTGGCCGACAGCCAGAGCGCGGTGGAAAAATGCATGTCCATTCTGACCCACTCCCTGGCCGGAGTGGGGCTGGTCTGGGGCGCGGGCACCCTGGAGAGCGAGCTCTGCATCAGCTACGCCCAGACCGTGATCGACAACGAGATAATCGGGCAGGCCCGGCGTTTCGTACGCGGGATCGAGGTCAACCCGGACAGCCTGGCCCTGGAGCTGATCGACCGGATCGGCCCCTGCGGCAGCTACCTGGCCAGCGAGCACACGTTCGAGCATTTCCAGGCCGAGTTCTACGAGACAGTCCTTTTCTGCCGCGACCGCCGCGAGACCTGGGAGTCGAAAGGTGGCCTGGCCCTGCAGGACAAGGCCGCGCTGGAGGCCGAGGCGATCATCGGACGGACACGAGTGCCGGAACTTTCCCCGGAACAGAGCCGCGAGCTCGACCGGATTGAACATAAACTGGGCATCTGA
- a CDS encoding glycosyltransferase family 39 protein yields MQTVKKTILSHPRLSVFLLALLVRLAALGFRLPELGTPLIKDSFLYQLMAEGLRAGAGLLNEGHPTAVVQPLYPLFLAAVYTLCDGSVVAVLLIQIVLSALTAVLLAVMTRCLAGERAGLAAGVILALYWPLALVASRILTETLFVFFLVAACYSLVLHLRTRKISWAALAGLLLGLSCLTRAVTLYLAPLVVLWLTVLAWRERDSRRLWSALLFCAAFGTALAPWTARNWRVFHAFLPGGTNSGMVLYIGNFPPGGHGFGMNLRSQDLPPEDRYVFDLPELEFDRAMRRIAIQRLRQDPAGSVCIALRKALFFWVPVDWEILGHGEGIVNPWYVWLILLTLPWLFSPRGWKDYLVPLGVTLYFFLISLATYGSPRLRLPVEPMLMPLAAAGWLRLEQTLSRHLLWLGLPVLMLLSSVAALVWGGAIKEFLAGILSAVGLW; encoded by the coding sequence GTGCAGACAGTGAAAAAGACAATCCTGTCACACCCGCGGCTGAGCGTGTTCCTGCTGGCGCTGCTCGTGCGGCTCGCCGCCCTGGGGTTCAGGCTGCCGGAGCTGGGCACGCCGCTGATCAAGGATTCCTTTCTTTACCAGCTCATGGCCGAGGGCCTTCGCGCCGGTGCGGGCCTGCTCAACGAGGGCCATCCCACGGCGGTGGTCCAGCCGTTGTACCCGCTTTTTCTGGCTGCGGTGTACACGCTCTGCGACGGCAGCGTTGTCGCCGTTCTCCTGATACAGATAGTGCTCAGCGCCCTGACCGCGGTGCTGCTGGCCGTGATGACCCGCTGTCTGGCCGGGGAGCGGGCCGGGCTGGCCGCCGGAGTGATCCTGGCGCTCTACTGGCCGCTCGCCCTGGTCGCCAGCCGCATCCTGACCGAGACGCTCTTTGTTTTCTTCCTGGTGGCCGCCTGCTACAGTCTTGTCCTGCACCTGCGCACGAGGAAAATATCCTGGGCCGCCCTGGCCGGTCTGCTGCTGGGGCTTTCGTGCCTGACCCGCGCGGTCACCCTGTACCTGGCGCCGCTTGTCGTGCTCTGGCTCACGGTCCTGGCCTGGAGGGAAAGAGACAGCCGTCGGCTGTGGAGCGCACTCCTTTTCTGCGCCGCGTTCGGCACGGCGCTCGCCCCCTGGACAGCACGCAACTGGAGAGTGTTCCACGCTTTTCTGCCCGGGGGCACCAACAGCGGAATGGTGCTTTACATCGGCAATTTCCCGCCCGGCGGGCACGGGTTCGGGATGAACCTGCGGTCGCAGGATCTGCCGCCCGAGGACAGGTACGTTTTCGACCTACCGGAGCTCGAATTCGACCGGGCGATGCGTCGGATAGCCATCCAAAGGTTGCGCCAGGACCCGGCCGGATCGGTTTGCATTGCGCTCAGGAAGGCGCTCTTTTTCTGGGTCCCGGTGGACTGGGAAATTCTCGGCCACGGCGAGGGGATTGTCAATCCCTGGTATGTCTGGCTGATTCTTCTGACCCTGCCCTGGCTGTTCAGTCCCCGGGGCTGGAAGGATTATCTGGTTCCGCTTGGGGTGACGCTTTATTTTTTTCTGATCAGCCTGGCAACCTACGGCTCGCCTCGTCTGCGCCTTCCGGTGGAGCCGATGCTGATGCCGCTGGCTGCGGCCGGCTGGCTCCGGCTGGAGCAGACACTCAGCCGTCATCTTCTCTGGCTGGGGTTGCCCGTGCTAATGCTGTTGAGCAGTGTCGCAGCACTGGTCTGGGGTGGTGCGATCAAGGAGTTCCTGGCTGGAATACTGAGCGCTGTCGGCCTCTGGTGA
- a CDS encoding CBS domain-containing protein, with the protein METVGDLLKSKGTQVYTIYQEKTVGEAIATLVEHNIGSLVVQDAGHRIAGIMTERDLLRRSYTHGPDFLAMRVREVMTGRDRLIVCLVEDRLEYTLQVMTGNRIRHIPVIQGERLLGMLSIGDVVKALHQAAAAENHYLRDYLTDKYPA; encoded by the coding sequence GTGGAGACAGTCGGGGACCTGCTGAAATCGAAAGGCACGCAGGTGTACACGATCTATCAGGAAAAGACTGTCGGGGAGGCGATCGCCACCCTGGTGGAGCACAATATCGGGTCGCTGGTGGTGCAGGACGCCGGGCACCGGATCGCCGGGATCATGACCGAGCGCGACCTTCTGCGCCGCAGCTACACTCACGGCCCGGATTTCCTCGCGATGCGGGTGCGCGAGGTGATGACCGGGCGGGACCGTCTGATTGTCTGCCTGGTCGAGGACAGGCTGGAGTATACGCTCCAGGTGATGACCGGCAACCGTATCCGCCATATCCCGGTGATCCAGGGCGAGCGCCTGCTCGGGATGCTCTCGATCGGGGACGTGGTCAAGGCGCTGCACCAGGCCGCCGCAGCCGAGAACCATTACCTGCGCGACTACCTGACGGATAAATACCCTGCCTGA
- a CDS encoding sigma 54-interacting transcriptional regulator, with protein sequence MSDISSRTLRLALENAATGIFVVDPDCRIRFWNRAAEAITGRTAEQMSGRRCCDLENSDCGMGRPEENGHCSLFKDRSDVSQECRIERPDGRNVRVLRTASPLYDPEGRLLGAVETLTELSAPEHSLPPVPELPRILDEGSPVPGMLGGSEVMNQAYRLMRFAADSESSVLLTGESGTGKELAARAIHRLSKRSAGPFVAVNCSALPESLLESELFGHVRGAFTGAVANKVGRIELASGGVIFLDEIGDISPLIQLKLLRFLQEHEYQRVGESATRKAEVRVITATHRDLYQLVRQGEFREDLFFRLKVFPINLPPLRERKGDIPSLLEHFIQTFNRKTGKRVRRVHPEALRLLLDYCWPGNVRELEHAVEYAFVLCQGEEIGTFELPQELLRAEFRRQFCPPGQTGVRPPGWPAASSAAQAVPGGPDQRQALLDALNRTGWNRNEAARLLGVSRVTLWKRMKKLGLTAAGETGQGD encoded by the coding sequence ATGTCGGATATTTCCAGCCGCACTCTCCGTCTGGCCCTGGAGAACGCGGCCACCGGTATTTTCGTGGTCGACCCGGACTGTCGTATCCGGTTCTGGAACCGGGCCGCCGAGGCCATCACCGGCCGCACAGCCGAGCAGATGAGCGGGCGGCGCTGCTGTGACCTCGAAAATTCGGACTGCGGGATGGGCCGCCCCGAGGAAAACGGTCACTGCTCGTTGTTCAAGGATCGGAGCGACGTGTCCCAGGAATGCCGGATCGAGCGGCCGGATGGCCGCAACGTGCGGGTGCTGCGCACCGCCAGCCCGCTCTACGACCCCGAGGGCAGGCTGCTGGGCGCGGTGGAAACGTTGACCGAGCTTTCGGCCCCGGAACACAGCCTTCCCCCGGTCCCGGAGCTGCCGCGGATCCTGGATGAGGGCTCGCCTGTGCCCGGGATGCTGGGCGGCTCCGAGGTGATGAATCAGGCCTACCGTCTGATGCGTTTCGCCGCGGACAGCGAATCCAGCGTGCTGCTGACCGGCGAGAGCGGCACCGGCAAGGAGCTGGCCGCCCGGGCCATCCACCGCCTGAGTAAGCGCTCCGCGGGCCCTTTCGTGGCTGTCAACTGCTCGGCCCTGCCCGAGTCCCTGCTGGAGAGCGAGCTTTTCGGCCACGTGCGGGGAGCTTTCACCGGGGCGGTGGCCAACAAGGTCGGCCGGATCGAGCTGGCCTCGGGCGGGGTGATTTTCCTGGACGAGATCGGTGACATCTCGCCGCTCATCCAGCTCAAGCTGCTGCGTTTCCTGCAGGAACACGAGTACCAGCGCGTGGGTGAAAGCGCCACCCGCAAGGCGGAGGTCCGGGTTATCACCGCCACTCACCGCGACCTGTACCAGCTTGTACGCCAGGGTGAGTTCCGTGAGGACCTGTTTTTCCGGCTCAAGGTCTTTCCGATCAACCTTCCTCCGCTGCGCGAGCGCAAGGGCGACATCCCGTCCCTGCTGGAGCATTTCATCCAGACTTTCAACCGCAAGACCGGCAAGCGCGTGCGGCGCGTGCACCCCGAGGCCCTGCGCCTTCTGCTCGACTACTGCTGGCCGGGCAACGTGCGCGAGCTGGAGCACGCGGTGGAATACGCGTTCGTGCTCTGCCAGGGCGAGGAGATCGGCACGTTCGAGCTGCCGCAGGAGCTCCTGCGGGCCGAATTCCGGCGCCAGTTCTGTCCGCCCGGACAGACCGGCGTGCGGCCCCCGGGCTGGCCCGCGGCCAGCAGCGCTGCGCAGGCCGTTCCCGGCGGCCCGGACCAGCGCCAGGCCTTGCTGGACGCTCTGAACCGGACCGGCTGGAACCGCAACGAGGCCGCCCGTCTGCTGGGCGTGAGCCGGGTCACACTCTGGAAACGCATGAAAAAGCTGGGACTGACCGCAGCCGGCGAGACCGGTCAGGGAGATTAG
- the trxA gene encoding thioredoxin, with product MSALKHYNDSNFSTEVESGSDVVLVDFYADWCAPCRILGPSVEELAEEYKGRVSVGKLNVDESPGVPMRLGIMGIPTLLFFKQGKLVDRVVGLVRKTELNRRLDSLLGQAG from the coding sequence ATGAGCGCCTTGAAGCATTACAACGACAGCAATTTTTCCACCGAGGTCGAGTCCGGTTCCGATGTTGTGCTGGTGGATTTCTACGCCGACTGGTGCGCCCCCTGCCGCATCCTGGGGCCCAGCGTGGAGGAGTTGGCCGAGGAGTACAAGGGACGGGTGAGCGTGGGCAAGCTGAACGTGGACGAAAGCCCCGGCGTGCCGATGCGCTTGGGCATCATGGGCATCCCGACCCTGCTGTTCTTCAAGCAGGGCAAGCTGGTGGACCGGGTGGTGGGACTGGTGCGCAAGACCGAGTTGAACCGCCGCCTCGACTCGCTGCTGGGTCAGGCCGGCTGA
- a CDS encoding DUF2892 domain-containing protein, whose translation MEMERIIRAIAGIFILGSLALGWWVSHWWFLLTAFVGANLFQSAFTRWCLMEDILAKLGVAGKTATR comes from the coding sequence ATGGAAATGGAACGGATCATTCGCGCCATCGCCGGAATTTTCATCCTGGGCAGCCTGGCGCTGGGCTGGTGGGTCAGCCACTGGTGGTTTCTGCTCACCGCCTTTGTCGGGGCGAACCTTTTCCAGTCGGCTTTCACCCGCTGGTGCCTGATGGAGGACATCCTGGCCAAGCTGGGAGTGGCCGGGAAAACGGCAACCCGATGA
- a CDS encoding TolC family protein, which yields MKLKAGASPSVKAALAALFAAAALLAALPGAAAAQTDTLRVTLAEMLQSAGQANPMLRAARNAAEAAEGQRLASLAGFLPHLSMSEMFSRSNDPVYAFGTKLRQSIFSERDFAMSALNFPAPISNYSTRFVLQQPIFNGGRAWNGRRMADSYSQAAQKAAGYTAEETAFQVRKAYYSALLARESVVVLDAALTAARSHKHQAERMSAEGLATRADELKASVRVAELEQKRIAAANSVTVAGEYLKLASGVHDNRPVLPLDSLDAAAFNAPLDSLIAFALASHGQLAAADQAAQAAGYGAKAALGSLIPSLNGFAQYERDSQDAFGKDGDNWMVGVSLDWNFFDGLGSVGNVKSARAMREKALNEAAMLRHKVEVDVREAWLNLQAAGKQIEVARGARDEAGESLRIVENQYREGLASITDLLDTEAAATGAGLNYSAALYEYNLSLAGLRLATGGYPIND from the coding sequence ATGAAACTCAAAGCAGGAGCCTCCCCGAGCGTGAAAGCCGCGCTGGCGGCGCTGTTTGCAGCCGCCGCCCTGCTTGCGGCGCTGCCGGGAGCGGCCGCGGCCCAGACCGACACTCTGCGGGTGACACTGGCCGAGATGCTCCAGAGCGCCGGGCAGGCGAACCCCATGCTGCGCGCGGCCCGCAACGCGGCCGAGGCTGCCGAGGGGCAGCGTCTGGCCTCGCTGGCCGGATTTCTGCCCCACCTGAGCATGTCGGAGATGTTCAGCCGGAGCAACGACCCGGTCTACGCTTTCGGCACCAAGCTGCGGCAGTCGATCTTCTCGGAGCGGGATTTCGCCATGAGCGCGCTCAATTTCCCCGCTCCGATCAGCAACTACTCCACCCGTTTCGTGCTCCAGCAGCCGATTTTCAACGGCGGCCGGGCCTGGAACGGGCGGCGCATGGCCGATTCATACAGTCAGGCGGCGCAGAAAGCCGCCGGCTATACGGCCGAGGAAACCGCTTTCCAGGTGCGCAAGGCCTACTATTCCGCGCTCCTGGCCCGCGAGAGCGTGGTCGTGCTGGATGCCGCCCTGACCGCCGCCCGCAGCCACAAGCATCAGGCCGAGCGCATGAGCGCCGAGGGCCTGGCCACCCGCGCCGATGAACTCAAAGCCTCGGTCCGCGTGGCCGAGCTGGAGCAGAAACGTATCGCCGCGGCCAACTCGGTGACAGTGGCCGGGGAATACCTCAAGCTGGCTTCCGGGGTGCATGACAACCGCCCGGTGCTGCCGCTGGACAGTCTGGATGCAGCCGCTTTCAATGCCCCGCTGGACAGCCTGATCGCGTTCGCCCTGGCCTCGCACGGCCAGCTCGCCGCCGCGGACCAGGCGGCCCAGGCCGCAGGATACGGCGCCAAAGCCGCGTTGGGCTCTCTGATCCCCAGCCTCAACGGGTTCGCCCAGTACGAGCGCGACTCGCAGGACGCTTTCGGTAAGGACGGTGACAACTGGATGGTGGGCGTGTCCCTGGACTGGAACTTCTTCGACGGTCTGGGCAGCGTGGGCAATGTCAAAAGCGCCCGCGCCATGCGCGAGAAAGCCCTGAACGAGGCCGCCATGCTCCGTCACAAGGTGGAGGTGGACGTGCGCGAGGCCTGGCTCAACCTCCAGGCCGCTGGCAAGCAGATCGAGGTGGCCCGCGGCGCGCGGGACGAGGCCGGCGAGAGCCTGCGCATCGTGGAAAACCAGTACCGCGAGGGACTCGCCTCGATCACCGACCTTCTGGACACCGAGGCCGCCGCCACCGGGGCCGGGCTCAACTATTCCGCCGCCCTCTACGAGTACAACCTCTCGCTGGCCGGCCTCCGTCTGGCCACCGGCGGATACCCGATAAACGACTGA